The following coding sequences lie in one Benincasa hispida cultivar B227 chromosome 6, ASM972705v1, whole genome shotgun sequence genomic window:
- the LOC120079214 gene encoding uncharacterized protein LOC120079214, with protein sequence MPIGMFPYVLVFRKVCHLLLELEHKMQWALKKLNLDIASAGKAQKLQLNKLAEWQFTIYENAKLYKERTKWWNGSRICKKDLVVDQRVLLFNSHLRLFPSKLKSRWPGPFVVHEVFPHGAMELMNKDGSNAFKINGPQVKPYYGGSVDRDKETIDLGRQA encoded by the coding sequence ATGCCCATTGGAATGTTTCCTTATGTGCTAGTCTTTAGAAAGGTATGCCATCTCCTATTGGAACTAGAGCACAAGATGCAGTGGGCCCTAAAAAAGTTAAACCTGGATATAGCAAGTGCAGGAAAGGCTCAGAAACTCCAACTGAACAAATTGGCAGAATGGCAGTTCACCATATACGAGAATGCAAAGCTCTACAAGGAACGGACTAAATGGTGGAATGGCAGTAGGATTTGTAAGAAAGATCTAGTTGTTGACCAACGAGTGCTACTTTTTAACTCTCATCTTCGTCTTTTCCCAAGTAAGCTTAAGTCAAGGTGGCCTGGACCATTTGTTGTGCATGAAGTCTTCCCCCATGGAGCCATGGAATTGATGAATAAGGATGGTAGCAATGCCTTTAAGATCAATGGACCACAAGTAAAGCCTTATTATGGAGGTTCTGTGGATCGTGACAAGGAAACCATTGACCTAGGCAGGCAAGCTTGA